A segment of the Lodderomyces beijingensis strain CBS 14171 genome assembly, chromosome: 1 genome:
tgaacaagacgTGTCTTTTGCCAGCGGCATGGATCAAGTAGAGATTCGTCTTCAACAAAGGACGCAAttggttttcaagttgaagctaTTTCAAACATCGTCAAGCGTCGTATtcaaatatatatacatgtatGTACAAGGAAcatgccaaaaaaaaaaaaacttagCAAGCATCCCATTATTGATATCTTACTGGTCAGGATGTAAGTAAATCATCTTACCAGAAGCATCGAATCCTATAGCTCTATCGACTTTTCTATCTCTTCTTGAAGCACCGTAACGATGACCAAAGTCTCCGACATTCTTCTTGGTGAATCTAAACAACttattttcattttctcttctcttgcCATATACAACATCGACCTTCTTGCTTTCGATAACCTGCTGTTGCTTTTGGGCatcttccaaattgaactcGGTCAAGTTCTTCAACGTCTGGCTAGCTGGTTCTAAgtgcaagatcttggctGCGTCAACGGGACCAAACGGttcgttttcttcaatggtAAGGAACCGGTCGGTCAATGTCTTGTGTGGAGTGGGGATTTCAGTTAAATTGTCAGCCGTTGATCCACCTTGGAACAAGGGAAATATCCGCTTCATTACTTTGGCATAGGACTGTAAATCATTCTTGAATTTATcctagaaaaaaaaaatccatcATGTTAGTAAAGTAAGACTCTTGCCAATGGCTTACCCTCTCATTTGGTCACagttttttccttcttctttcttttataTATCAGCgcttgaatttgaaaccaTGTAGTTTTTTGTCTTAAAGACTAATCGAATATGTAAATATAAATGCAATTTcatcattgaaaaaaaaaaaaatgaaaaaattgatctcaaacttgtttttttttgggggagTAAAGCAATTTTGGAAGATTAAATGATGGTACATACCTTGACTTGGAACGTTTTCTCAATTGAACTCAATTTCAATATCGCTTCAACACGTTGCAAATTTATACCATACTTGTGAGCAACTTCTTGCGGATGGTACCCTTTGGTAGCAACAGCATCGACGATTTGGTCTTTCAAATCCTGCGGGATCAAATAGTTGGTCTTGGTGTAAGTGTTGTGTGGGAAAGGGTGCAACGAAGGATCCCTTGCTTCACCATTACCGCcgctaccaccaccaaatcTGTCTGGTCTTGGAACTATATCCGGGATGCTTTTCCCGCCGACAACTGGGCTACCGTCAGGCACTATATAGTTTGGCCTGTTTCGTTGAGGCACATAGTAGTACTTGTTCAAATAGTATTCACCTCTTCTATTCTTTGGTCCCAAGAATTCTTGCATTAGCTTCCTGAGCTTGGTTTTATCTGGTTTTTCTCGCTTTTGTCTGCACACCCGGGTGCTGGTTGAGAACTGCCTGGGCAACGTGCTCCCTAGACTTCGAAGACTCATTATATCCTAGAACTGATTGAGTATCCaacgttggtggtggtgttgtcgtcgtttgcaacaaattggaaatatagagtgaaaaattttctaTGGTGAGAGCGTTATTGTCGTGAAAAAACAGCGCCAGTGTCGCAAAATTTTGCGACTCAGCTTTGTCGCCTTTTTCGCGACACTCGACCCGTCATCGCGCGCTACCAAGTGTGTTTGTTTATTCTAGAAAAGCAGTTGCCATTTTCACCTACGGGCGGATTTGTTTGGCAACAggcctttttcttttacagCCAACCAACCAGACCCCCAAGGCTCACAGCACTGGTTCCCCGACACGGCTTGAGGTGCTCTGTTTGAAAGTGTTTGGCTGCTTTGTTTTGAACTGACCATGGCTGAGGAGGTCATGACTGCAATTTACTCGCATCATTCGCATTCCCAGAGCTTGGAATCGCAACAAGATTTGCATGATCTCAACGCGTCTAGATCGCTACAAACTTTTAAAGCAACACCCATACCTATAACTCATGAGAGACTGCAGCAGCTAGCACTAGCGGCGACTGCAGCCAGCTCACAGCTGAAACATTCGAGGGTGCAAGCGAGCGAGGATGACCCGTTCAAAGACTCACAACACTCGGTCAGAAAACGAGAAGGGATTTTCAAATTACAGCAGTTTAATATACGAAATCGAAATCTAACCAAGTCGCCGAGCCTTCGACAACAGGAATCTTTTACGCAGAGCAATTTTACCTATAACAAACAGCAAGTGCTAGATGCTGAAAGTTtcatttcaaattcaaattcaaatacAAACACAACTTCGATTTCAACAGCCGGTGGTACTGCTGGTgcaggtgcaggtgcaggTACTGCAGGTACTGCAGGTGCGAGTGCTGCTTCTATTTCTACCTCACAGGTCCAGGTCCGCAACCACAGAAGCCATTCCCAAGTACGCGAGACCGAGTACTatgacgaagacgacgacgatgaagtaACGTTGGAAGTACTTGAAGATATGCATAAACTTGAAACGGCGTTCCCGGTGTTGGGACGAGACTATAGATTGATTGACAAGATTGGTGAAGGCACATTTTCCACTGTTTATAAGGCCGAGGCTCTAAATGGGCAAGTGCGCTTGAGCTCTGACGTTTGGAGATCGCCTCCTTTGAAGAAACGGAAAAACAACTCTGCAGCTGTTGCGttaaagagaaagaaaaaccccGTTGTTGCCCTTAAGCAAATCTACGTTacttcatcaccaaatcGAATATTTAATGAATTGAATTTACTATACATGCTATCGGGGAATCCAAGAGTCGCACCACTTTTGGACGTGTTGCGTCATCAAGATCAGATTTTGGCCATACTACCTTATTACCACCATTACGACTTCCGCGAGTTTTATCGCGATTTGCCAATCAAGGGGATCAAGAAATATCTTTGGGAGCTATTCCAATCGCTCGATTATATCCATGAAAAGGGGGTCATTCATCGTGATTTGAAACCCACTAATTTCCTATATGACCCATTCAAGGGACGCGGAGtgcttgttgactttggacTTGCCGAGAAGGAAATCAGTCATAACTCGAACCAAACTAGTTCAACCACATCTTGCCCCTGTTTGCTCAGGGACAAAATCATAGCTAACAAATCAATCACCAAAAGGTTAAACATAAAGGGTGCGTACCCAAAGACGGATAACAGACCACCAAGGAGAGCCAATAGAGCAGGCACAAGAGGCTTCCGAGCACCCGAGGTGTTATTCAAGTGCACCAACCAAACGACACAGATCGACATTTGGTCAGCTGGAATCATTGGCTTATCTCTCATCATGCGGAAATTCCCGCTTTTCAACTCACCCGATGACACAGATGCCATATTGGAGCTAGCTGTCATCTTTGGCTATGAAAAGTTGGTTAAATGTGCCGAGTTTCACGGGTGTGGATTGGAAATTTCAATGCATGACGTGCAAGCCAACAAGGGA
Coding sequences within it:
- a CDS encoding mitochondrial 37S ribosomal protein mS45, with the protein product MQEFLGPKNRRGEYYLNKYYYVPQRNRPNYIVPDGSPVVGGKSIPDIVPRPDRFGGGSGGNGEARDPSLHPFPHNTYTKTNYLIPQDLKDQIVDAVATKGYHPQEVAHKYGINLQRVEAILKLSSIEKTFQVKDKFKNDLQSYAKVMKRIFPLFQGGSTADNLTEIPTPHKTLTDRFLTIEENEPFGPVDAAKILHLEPASQTLKNLTEFNLEDAQKQQQVIESKKVDVVYGKRRENENKLFRFTKKNVGDFGHRYGASRRDRKVDRAIGFDASGKMIYLHPDQ